Proteins encoded in a region of the Thermotoga sp. KOL6 genome:
- the flgK gene encoding flagellar hook-associated protein FlgK, which yields MPDMSMFGILNTALTGIYTHKLAMNVVGHNIANANTPGYSRQRPIIEATPPIPLTTLTQPSVPLQMGTGSRVKTIIRLRDAFLDVQYRQVNNRYNYWDTILSNLHFVEQLLAEPNENGIRSLVDNFWNAFQEVMSDPTNVASKAEVVSRAQQMVSQVKDLYSRLEQLREDIDNEIVQRVSEINQMIERLADLNNKVRIGVTLKSPPNDLLDERDRILDKLSDLANISYTEAEDGQITLRIGNQIVLNGSTYNKLRALERPYGKGYHELFVGNAKLILTDGKLKALLDLRDSIIVRYMRKLDEFVLFTTDSVNLVHRDGFESNGVTTNLNFFKKIEAFSDDPAIFRLKGNRRLEMGPYHTVTGIHSAENTSEISNRYFETDDVILATGGGSFDSINISSGSTIGDVISAWGLLGTSLQIGPHAGGYRLYLEDTAGNLRNKLFLSLGDSLSKMGFNTETRGYLTIRESDIFSLERDVYRINVKYTLEDGTEQSETITIDLSGGVSLSSIESAINSSLHLRAYTYTDPSTGENMLIIIPDEQLNFDPSSLKVLSDGSFFTKSGAFVREYEVLRYEDTLENIFYGQTGFDPTLPFTITINSTDIEIDPAIDTLESFVGKINEKNAGVLADLTPHHSFVLRATSLYDFDLRMMEIIGPQGLFEALGLVDPDNDPTTFDWTSSYTLISRTDDFNTLKDRFKIADVVTFDRVTHDEPLNIVNQFDVSSSLVSNPANLAVDIGRTMENNDWNAEDLRPTGGANPKLLEIVQDLYHKRLLSNGKESFHEFFGGVVAELGVEAETASNLKTNTEILRQEIDGERERVKGVSLDEEMANMIEYQHAFNAAAKVISTVDEMIQAVINMVG from the coding sequence ATGCCTGACATGTCTATGTTTGGAATTCTCAACACAGCACTCACGGGAATATATACTCACAAATTGGCGATGAATGTGGTAGGACACAACATAGCGAACGCCAACACACCAGGTTATTCTAGACAAAGGCCTATAATAGAAGCCACTCCTCCTATTCCTCTCACGACGCTTACACAACCTTCTGTGCCACTTCAGATGGGCACCGGCTCTCGTGTTAAGACGATCATCAGGTTAAGGGATGCGTTTCTTGATGTTCAGTACAGGCAGGTGAACAACCGTTACAATTACTGGGATACTATCCTTTCCAACTTGCATTTTGTGGAACAGCTTTTAGCAGAACCGAATGAGAATGGAATTAGAAGCCTTGTTGACAATTTTTGGAATGCATTTCAAGAGGTTATGTCTGATCCAACGAATGTAGCGTCGAAGGCAGAAGTGGTTTCAAGAGCTCAGCAGATGGTCTCTCAAGTGAAAGATCTCTATTCGAGGCTCGAACAACTCAGAGAGGATATTGACAATGAAATAGTCCAAAGAGTGTCTGAGATAAACCAAATGATAGAAAGACTTGCAGATTTGAATAACAAGGTCCGAATAGGTGTGACGCTCAAGTCTCCTCCTAACGATCTTTTAGATGAGAGGGACAGAATTTTAGACAAGCTCTCTGATCTGGCGAACATAAGTTACACAGAGGCGGAAGATGGTCAAATCACTTTGAGGATAGGAAACCAAATTGTCCTCAACGGTTCCACTTATAACAAACTCCGTGCCTTAGAAAGACCTTACGGCAAGGGATATCACGAACTCTTTGTTGGCAATGCCAAATTGATCCTCACCGATGGAAAATTGAAAGCTCTTCTCGATCTTCGCGACTCCATCATAGTGAGGTACATGAGAAAACTTGACGAATTCGTTCTCTTTACCACGGATAGTGTGAATCTTGTTCATAGGGACGGATTCGAATCGAACGGAGTAACGACGAATCTGAACTTTTTCAAGAAAATCGAAGCCTTTTCAGATGATCCAGCTATTTTCAGGCTTAAAGGTAACAGAAGACTGGAAATGGGACCTTATCATACAGTTACGGGAATTCATTCTGCAGAAAATACTTCGGAAATAAGCAACAGATATTTCGAAACGGATGATGTCATTCTTGCCACTGGAGGTGGGTCTTTCGATTCCATAAATATCTCTTCTGGATCAACTATTGGGGATGTTATTTCAGCATGGGGATTGCTGGGCACTTCCCTTCAAATAGGACCACACGCTGGAGGATACAGATTGTATCTGGAGGACACTGCGGGAAATCTTAGAAACAAACTGTTCCTATCTCTTGGCGACTCCCTATCGAAGATGGGATTCAACACGGAAACCAGAGGATACCTCACCATAAGGGAATCCGACATTTTTTCGCTTGAAAGGGATGTTTACAGAATAAATGTCAAATATACCCTTGAAGACGGCACCGAACAGTCGGAGACGATAACTATAGATCTCTCCGGGGGAGTGAGTCTTTCAAGTATAGAATCTGCAATAAATTCTTCTTTGCATTTGAGAGCGTACACTTACACTGATCCTTCCACTGGGGAGAACATGTTGATAATCATTCCTGACGAGCAGTTGAATTTCGATCCATCATCGTTGAAAGTTCTCAGTGATGGCAGTTTTTTCACAAAATCTGGAGCTTTCGTTCGAGAATATGAAGTTTTGAGATACGAAGATACTTTGGAAAATATATTCTATGGACAAACTGGGTTCGATCCCACCCTTCCTTTCACCATAACGATAAACTCTACAGATATAGAAATAGATCCAGCAATCGATACTTTGGAGTCCTTTGTGGGAAAAATCAACGAAAAAAATGCAGGAGTCTTAGCAGATCTCACGCCTCACCATTCTTTCGTTTTGAGAGCAACTTCCCTTTACGATTTCGATCTCAGAATGATGGAGATAATAGGTCCTCAAGGATTGTTTGAAGCTTTGGGCCTTGTAGACCCAGACAACGATCCTACCACTTTCGATTGGACGAGTTCGTACACTTTGATATCAAGAACCGACGATTTCAACACTTTGAAAGACAGATTCAAAATAGCTGACGTGGTAACTTTCGACAGAGTTACTCACGATGAGCCTCTGAATATCGTGAACCAATTCGATGTGAGTTCCTCTCTTGTTTCAAACCCTGCAAATCTTGCAGTAGATATTGGTCGTACCATGGAAAATAACGATTGGAATGCAGAGGACTTGCGACCTACAGGTGGTGCCAATCCAAAACTTCTTGAGATCGTGCAGGATCTTTATCACAAGAGATTGTTATCCAATGGAAAGGAAAGTTTTCACGAATTCTTTGGTGGGGTTGTGGCCGAACTTGGCGTTGAGGCGGAAACTGCCAGTAACCTCAAAACGAACACCGAAATTCTGAGACAAGAGATCGATGGTGAACGGGAAAGGGTTAAAGGAGTGTCTCTTGATGAGGAGATGGCAAACATGATAGAGTATCAGCATGCGTTCAATGCAGCCGCTAAGGTCATATCCACTGTGGATGAGATGATACAAGCTGTGATCAACATGGTGGGGTGA
- a CDS encoding flagellar protein FlgN gives MIKNDLKEVLCKKIEIMNKIRTLLEKELDAVVSKDFKRLEEILPQLEEMSMRMSSINEKLESTLKTYGEGVKLIDLLEIYRDDEEMIITLKEFFESLNKITFELQKLKQAIDFHLRYIDFVFSFQRNEITYRKDGSFDKEGPSVFYGRS, from the coding sequence ATGATAAAAAATGACCTGAAAGAGGTACTTTGTAAGAAAATCGAAATTATGAACAAAATAAGAACGCTCTTGGAAAAAGAGTTGGATGCTGTTGTGAGTAAGGATTTCAAAAGGTTGGAAGAGATTCTTCCGCAGTTGGAAGAAATGTCGATGCGAATGAGCTCGATTAACGAAAAGCTTGAATCTACGTTGAAAACATACGGAGAAGGTGTAAAACTCATCGATCTCTTGGAGATCTATCGAGACGATGAAGAGATGATAATAACCTTGAAAGAATTTTTCGAATCGCTGAACAAAATCACCTTTGAACTCCAAAAACTCAAGCAAGCGATAGATTTCCATTTAAGGTACATAGATTTCGTGTTCAGTTTCCAAAGAAACGAAATTACCTACAGAAAAGATGGCTCGTTTGATAAAGAAGGGCCCTCTGTATTTTACGGGAGGTCTTGA
- the flgM gene encoding flagellar biosynthesis anti-sigma factor FlgM yields the protein MIDGVNGPREINPLEGIKRPSVERSREKKKNDSADRVEFKNVESIKKLSEEAKNISTIREELVEELRKAIESGNYFIDTERLARSILKELSE from the coding sequence ATGATAGATGGTGTGAACGGACCAAGGGAAATCAACCCCTTGGAAGGAATAAAACGGCCTTCTGTAGAAAGATCAAGAGAGAAAAAGAAAAACGATTCAGCAGACAGAGTGGAGTTCAAAAACGTCGAAAGCATAAAAAAACTTTCTGAGGAAGCGAAGAACATTTCAACCATTCGAGAGGAACTAGTTGAGGAATTGAGAAAAGCTATAGAAAGCGGTAACTATTTCATAGACACAGAGAGGCTTGCAAGGAGCATTCTGAAGGAGTTGTCTGAATGA
- the murJ gene encoding murein biosynthesis integral membrane protein MurJ — protein MSNTRKTLSFSAGTLISRITGLFRDITLASVFGASSVLDAYYIAIVFPFFLRRTFAEGAMSSAFLPIYNQLKTKEEKERFTSAVLTSLGLITLGVVIFSEIFPRFMVSIFATGAEESIRSLASSLLRITAPFISIVFVWAVFYSIHNSQHRYFLPALTPMFSNIGVIMGSLTGDIKWSAFGFTAGGLIALLVLLPYREGFKYRPTFRGLKKFYRMFFATFLTMAVSQIATLVDVNVSSFLDPGSLSLIQLSSRLYQLPLGIFGVAVSTVALSTLSQVKEEEFNSNLSDFIIKSLFLTIPSTVGLIVLSKRLLSLLFGYGAFTSKDVKTASEILSMYALGLCFVALFHLLSRAYHAKRKARIPFLAMLLVSVVNVCLDVVLGLTLRAKGIALATSVSYIVGFFFLFFKMKPSLDNRIFKILVSAIVMGVTLLLIKNLFTTRIGTVFLVFLGAGTYIGVGKILKLREVEEIFRTKLH, from the coding sequence GTGTCTAACACAAGAAAAACTCTCTCTTTCTCTGCAGGGACCCTTATCTCCAGAATCACCGGCCTCTTTCGCGATATCACTCTTGCTAGCGTTTTCGGTGCTTCATCTGTTTTGGACGCCTATTACATTGCCATCGTTTTCCCATTCTTTTTGAGGAGAACGTTTGCAGAAGGAGCTATGAGCTCGGCCTTTCTTCCTATTTACAACCAACTGAAGACGAAAGAGGAAAAAGAACGATTCACCTCTGCTGTTCTCACATCCCTTGGATTGATCACCCTCGGAGTTGTCATATTTTCCGAGATATTTCCTCGTTTCATGGTCTCCATATTCGCCACGGGAGCGGAAGAATCTATCAGATCACTCGCATCGTCTCTCCTTCGAATAACAGCTCCTTTCATCTCCATAGTCTTCGTTTGGGCAGTGTTTTACTCGATCCACAACTCCCAACATAGATACTTCCTTCCAGCTTTAACACCCATGTTCTCGAATATAGGAGTAATAATGGGAAGTCTCACGGGCGATATAAAATGGTCCGCTTTCGGATTCACAGCTGGAGGACTCATCGCTCTCCTTGTTCTACTACCTTACAGAGAAGGCTTCAAATACAGGCCCACTTTCAGAGGATTAAAAAAGTTTTACAGAATGTTTTTTGCAACTTTTTTAACAATGGCTGTTTCGCAGATTGCCACTCTAGTAGATGTGAACGTGTCTTCATTTTTGGATCCCGGATCTCTTTCTTTGATACAACTTTCTAGTCGCCTCTACCAACTCCCGTTGGGGATCTTTGGAGTAGCCGTCTCCACTGTGGCACTTTCAACGTTGAGCCAGGTGAAAGAAGAGGAATTCAACAGTAATCTGAGTGATTTCATCATCAAAAGTCTATTCCTCACCATACCATCAACCGTGGGATTGATTGTTCTGTCAAAGAGGTTACTCTCTCTTCTGTTTGGCTATGGTGCTTTCACAAGCAAAGATGTGAAAACGGCTTCCGAGATACTTTCGATGTACGCCCTCGGGCTGTGCTTTGTAGCGCTTTTTCATCTATTATCACGTGCTTATCATGCCAAAAGAAAAGCGAGGATCCCCTTTCTAGCGATGTTGCTCGTTTCGGTCGTGAATGTATGTCTCGACGTGGTCTTAGGACTCACTTTGAGAGCGAAAGGCATTGCTTTAGCAACTAGTGTTTCTTACATTGTAGGATTTTTCTTCCTCTTCTTCAAAATGAAACCATCTCTTGATAATCGGATCTTTAAAATCTTGGTTTCAGCGATTGTAATGGGGGTTACACTTCTCCTGATAAAAAACCTTTTCACAACAAGGATTGGTACGGTGTTCTTGGTATTTCTCGGCGCAGGTACGTATATTGGTGTTGGAAAGATTTTGAAGTTAAGGGAAGTGGAGGAGATCTTTAGAACAAAATTGCACTGA
- the amrB gene encoding AmmeMemoRadiSam system protein B translates to MIRKPAVAGLFYPSRSDELIEMIKMCFLDERIGPGKLPGPVDLSLNKLLALVSPHAGYVYSGPVAAWGYLEVAKFGKPSLVVIVGPNHTGFGKSVGVWPNGFWETPLGAVPINEKAAQIILENSRYAEEDTLSHLREHSIEVQLPFLQFVFGDFSFVPICLMDQSPMVAEDLAQAINTLSKEFEGTLVVASTDLNHYEDQKTTMRKDSYIIEAIEKRNPGMLYEYLVREDISMCGYGGVATVLNLKFQNSKILKHATSGDVSGDTLEVVGYLSAILF, encoded by the coding sequence ATGATCAGAAAGCCAGCTGTTGCTGGCCTCTTCTATCCTTCTCGAAGTGATGAGTTGATAGAGATGATAAAGATGTGTTTCTTGGATGAAAGGATAGGACCAGGCAAGCTGCCTGGTCCTGTTGATTTGTCCCTTAACAAACTTCTTGCTCTCGTTTCACCGCATGCAGGCTATGTGTACAGCGGTCCTGTGGCGGCGTGGGGATATCTTGAGGTTGCCAAATTTGGGAAACCCTCTCTTGTCGTAATTGTTGGTCCTAATCACACGGGTTTTGGCAAATCTGTAGGAGTTTGGCCGAATGGTTTTTGGGAAACACCGCTCGGTGCGGTACCGATAAATGAGAAAGCAGCCCAGATTATTTTAGAAAATTCCAGGTACGCGGAGGAAGATACGTTGTCTCATTTGAGGGAACATTCAATAGAAGTGCAGCTCCCGTTCCTACAATTCGTTTTCGGAGATTTTTCTTTCGTTCCCATTTGTTTGATGGATCAAAGTCCTATGGTTGCGGAAGATCTTGCTCAAGCAATAAATACGTTATCAAAGGAGTTCGAAGGCACCTTAGTTGTTGCATCGACCGATTTGAATCATTACGAAGATCAAAAAACTACTATGAGGAAAGATTCTTATATAATTGAAGCTATAGAAAAACGAAATCCAGGGATGCTTTATGAATACCTTGTGAGAGAAGATATCAGCATGTGTGGATATGGTGGTGTTGCGACGGTTTTGAACTTGAAGTTCCAGAACAGCAAAATATTGAAGCATGCAACCAGCGGTGATGTTTCCGGTGATACTTTGGAAGTTGTAGGATACCTCAGTGCAATTTTGTTCTAA